One region of candidate division Zixibacteria bacterium HGW-Zixibacteria-1 genomic DNA includes:
- a CDS encoding electron transfer flavoprotein subunit alpha — protein sequence MAIKVLTVAEQKDGKLSNISFELISVAKKVGGEIMTACLGDAAETLAGTLVSHGGGKVLTVSNPALKYYNDEIYARVITAMIKKYQPQLVIGPATFYGKALLARLAALNDGAMASDITAIRAEGDVITVTRPAYGGNVIVDLAKNADGKAFFITVRPKVFEESKEGDGEVVAETIDAGLFQSKVTVKEMIAETGTSVNLNEADIIVSVGRGIRGHENLPIIKKLADSLGAAVGASRAIVDAGWIEYRYQVGQTGKTVNPKLYFAVGISGAIQHLVGMQTSKTIVAINRDKDAPIFNIASFGIVGDLFEIIPALTAKFAANK from the coding sequence ATGGCCATAAAAGTCCTGACCGTTGCAGAACAAAAGGATGGTAAACTATCTAATATAAGCTTTGAACTGATTTCGGTCGCCAAAAAAGTCGGTGGTGAAATTATGACCGCCTGTTTGGGCGATGCCGCCGAAACTCTGGCCGGAACTCTGGTTTCGCATGGGGGAGGGAAGGTCCTGACCGTTTCGAACCCGGCCCTGAAATATTATAATGATGAAATCTACGCCAGGGTCATTACGGCCATGATAAAGAAATATCAGCCCCAGCTTGTCATCGGACCGGCGACTTTTTACGGCAAGGCTCTGCTGGCCCGCCTGGCGGCCCTCAATGACGGCGCCATGGCTTCGGATATAACAGCTATCAGGGCCGAAGGTGACGTCATCACTGTGACCCGTCCCGCTTACGGCGGCAATGTCATTGTTGATCTGGCCAAAAATGCGGACGGTAAGGCATTTTTTATCACCGTGCGTCCGAAGGTCTTTGAAGAATCAAAAGAGGGCGACGGAGAAGTTGTCGCCGAGACAATCGACGCCGGCCTGTTTCAGTCAAAAGTTACGGTAAAGGAGATGATCGCCGAAACCGGGACATCGGTTAATCTGAATGAGGCCGATATAATTGTCTCGGTCGGTCGCGGTATCCGCGGGCATGAAAATCTTCCAATAATAAAAAAGCTGGCCGATTCACTCGGCGCGGCCGTTGGCGCTTCACGCGCCATTGTCGATGCCGGATGGATAGAGTATCGCTACCAGGTGGGGCAGACCGGTAAGACAGTCAATCCCAAACTCTATTTTGCAGTCGGTATCTCAGGGGCAATACAGCATCTGGTCGGAATGCAAACCTCAAAGACAATCGTCGCTATCAACCGGGATAAGGATGCGCCGATCTTCAATATTGCCAGTTTCGGTATTGTCGGCGACTTGTTTGAGATTATTCCGGCTCTGACGGCAAAATTCGCCGCTAATAAATAA